In the genome of Manis javanica isolate MJ-LG chromosome 17, MJ_LKY, whole genome shotgun sequence, one region contains:
- the MBOAT7 gene encoding lysophospholipid acyltransferase 7, translating into MSPEEWTYLVVLLISIPIGFLFKKAGPGLKRWGSAAVGLGLTLFTCGPHTLHSLITILGTWALIQAQPCSCHALALAWTFSYLLFFRALSLLGLPTPTPFTNAVQLLLTLKLVSLASEVQDLHMAQRKEMATGFSKGPSLGLLPDVPSLMETLSYSYCYVGIMTGPFFRYRTYLDWLEQPFPEAVPSLRPLLRRAWPAPLFGLLFLLSSHLFPLEAVREDAFYARPLPARLFYMIPVFFAFRMRFYVAWIAAECGCIAAGFGAYPVAAKARAGGGPTLQYPPPSSPEKAASLEYDYETVRNIDCYGTDFCVRVRDGMRHWNMTVQWWLAQYIYRSAPARSYVLRSAWTMLLSAYWHGLHPGYYLSFLTIPLCLAAEGRLESALRRRLGPGGQKAWDWAHWFLKMRAYDYMCMGFVLLSLGDTLRYWASIYFCIHIVALVALGLGLALGGGGPSRRKAASQATGLSPESLREE; encoded by the exons ATGTCGCCCGAAGAGTGGACGTATCTAGTGGTTCTTCTTATCTCTATCCCCATCGGCTTCCTCTTTAAGAAAGCTG GACCTGGGCTGAAGAGATGGGGATCCGCAGCTGTGGGCCTGGGGCTCACCCTGTTCACCTGTGGCCCCCACACTTTGCATTCTCTGATCACCATCCTTGGGACCTGGGCGCTCATTCAGGCCCAGCCCTG CTCCTGCCACGCCCTGGCCCTCGCCTGGACCTTCTCCTACCTCCTGTTCTTCCGCGCGCTCAGCCTGCTGGGCCTGCCCACCCCCACGCCCTTCACCAATGCCGTCCAGCTGCTGCTCACACTGAAG ctggtgagtCTGGCCAGTGAAGTACAGGACCTGCACAtggcccagaggaaggaaatggcCACGGGCTTCAGCAAGGGGCCCAGCCTGGGGCTGCTGCCGGACGTGCCTTCTCTGATGGAGACACTCAGCTACAGCTACTGCTATGTGGGGATCATGACAG GTCCCTTCTTCCGCTACCGCACGTACCTGGATTGGCTGGAGCAGCCCTTCCCAGAGGCTGTGCCCAGCCTGCGGCCCCTGCTGCGCCGCGCCTGGCCGGCCCCGCTCTTTGGGCTGCTCTTCCTGCTGTCATCGCACCTCTTCCCACTGGAGGCCGTGCGTGAGGACGCCTTCTACGCCCGCCCGCTGCCCGCCCGCCTCTTCTACATGATCCCCGTCTTCTTCGCATTCCGCATGCGCTTCTACGTGGCCTGGATTGCTGCCGAGTGCGGCTGCATTGCCGCTGGCTTCGGGGCCTACCCCGTGGCCGCCAAAGCCCGGGCCGGGGGCGGCCCCACCCTCCAATACCCACCCCCCAGCAG TCCGGAGAAGGCGGCTTCCCTGGAGTACGACTATGAGACCGTCCGCAACATCGACTGCTACGGCACGGACTTCTGCGTGCGCGTGCGCGATGGCATGCGGCACTGGAACATGACGGTGCAGTGGTGGCTGGCGCAGTACATCTACAGGAGCGCGCCTGCCCGCTCCTACGTCCTCAG gagCGCCTGGACCATGCTGCTGAGTGCCTACTGGCATGGCCTCCACCCTGGCTACTACCTGAGCTTCCTGACCATCCCGCTGTGCCTGGCCGCTGAGGGCCGGTTGGAGTCGGCCCTGCGGAGGCGGCTCGGTCCTGGGGGCCAGAAGGCCTGGGACTGGGCACACTGGTTCCTGAAGATGCGCGCCTACGACTACATGTGCATGGGCTTCGTGCTGCTCTCGCTGGGCGACACCCTCCGGTATTGGGCCTCCATCTACTTCTGCATCCACATTGTGGCCCTggtggccctggggctggggctggctttGGGTGGGGGCGGCCCCAGCCGGCGGAAGGCAGCGTCCCAGGCCACTGGCCTCTCCCCAGAAAGTCTGCGAGAGGAGTAA
- the TMC4 gene encoding voltage-gated chloride channel TMC4 isoform X4, giving the protein MEETSKWEPEAWSPSAGWPASRESRAGPSLSSVLNELPSVATLRYRGPGVLPWGALEDEDGEGRTQAFAEGAQRELQDPHPSRELPWPMQARRAHRQGQARDQAARGSGSRAAHWTLLLRRSRQKMREGLRALQPWSWTLKRIGGQFGAGTASYFSLLRFLLLLEVLASVLKACMTLLPAWLEGAPPGLPAPNTSSPCGSYSPGAQGLVTFPTHLFNLLSGEGFLEWSPLFYGFYPPRPHLAVSYLWSVFAVGLLSLGLILHRSVSGLKQTLLAESGALTSYSHRVFSAWDFGLCGDVHVRLRQRIILYELQVELEEAVVRRRAAVQTLGQQAKVWSVRVLLNLLVVALLGAAFYGVYWATGATVELQEMPIVQNMPLLKLGVDYLPSIFISGVNFVLPAVFKLIAPLEGYTRSRQIVFILLRTVFLRLASLLVLLFSLWNQITCGGDAEAEECKTCGYNYKELPCWETRLGQEMYKLLLFDLLTGVAVMLLIQFPRKLLCGLCPGALGRTLGTQEFQVPDEVLGLIYAQTVVWVGSFFCPLLPLLNTAKFLLLFYLKKHTNGVYRDPG; this is encoded by the exons ATGGAAGAGACCTCGAAGTGGGAACCAGAGGCCTGGAGCCCCTCTGCAGGGTGGCCAGCTTCTCGGGAatccagggcag gcccatCCCTCTCTTCCGTGCTGAATGAGCTCCCCAGCGTGGCTACCCTCCGCTACCGAGGCCCCGGGGTGCTGCCCTGGGGGGCACTGGAGGACGAGGATGGAGAGGGGCGCACCCAGGCGTTCGCCGAGGGCGCCCAAAGGGAACTGCAGGACCCCCACCCCTCCCGGGAGCTGCCCTGGCCCATGCAGGCTCGACGCGCGCACAG GCAGGGCCAAGCTAGGGACCAAGCGGCTCGTGGCTCGGGATCCAGGGCGGCCCACTGGACCCTGCTGCTTCGGAGGTCCAGGCAGAAGATGCGGGAAGGCTTGCGCGCCTTGCAGCCCTGGTCGTGGACGCTGAAGAGGATTGGGg GCCAGTTCGGCGCCGGCACCGCGTCCTACTTCTCGCTGCTGCGCTTTCTGCTGCTCCTGGAAGTTCTGGCCTCGGTGCTGAAGGCCTGCATGACGCTGCTGCCCGCCTGGCTGGAGGGGGCACCCCCGGGGCTCCCGGCCCCGAACACCTCCTCGCCCTGCGGCTCCTACAGCCCCGGTGCCCAGGGCCTGgtcaccttccccacccatctCTTCAACTTGCTCTCAGGAGAG GGATTTCTAGAATGGTCTCCTCTGTTCTACGGGTTCTACCCGCCCCGCCCGCACCTGGCCGTCTCCTACCTGTGGTCCGTCTTCGCCGTCGGCCTCCTCTCCCTGGGGCTCATCCTGCATCG CTCGGTGTCCGGATTGAAGCAGACGCTGTTGGCCGAGTCGGGGGCCCTGACCAGCTACAGCCACCGGGTGTTCTCCGCCTGGGACTTCGGCCTCTGCGGGGACGTCCACGTGCGGCTTCGCCAACGCATCATACTTTACGAGTTGCAG GTGGAGCTGGAGGAAGCCGTGGTGCGGCGCCGGGCCGCGGTGCAGACCCTCGGCCAGCAAGCCAAGGTGTGGTCGGTGCGGGTCCTGCTCAACTTGCTGGTGGTCGCGCTCCTTGGGGCAGCCTTCTACGGCGTCTACTGGGCTACGGGGGCCACCGTGGAGCTGCAG gaGATGCCCATTGTCCAGAACATGCCACTGCTGAAGCTCGGGGTGGATTACCTTCCGTCCATCTTCATCTCAGGGGTCAACTTTGTGCTGCCAGCCGTGTTCAAGCTCATTGCCCCGCTGGAGGGCTACACTAGGAGCCGCCAGATCGTTTTCATCCTGCTCAG GACCGTGTTTCTCCGCCTGGCCTCCCTACTGGTcctgctcttctctctctggAACCAGATCACTTGTGGGGGCGACGCCGAGGCTGAGGAGTGCAAAACCTGTGGCTACAACTACAAAGAACTTCCG TGCTGGGAGACTCGGCTGGGGCAGGAGATGTACAAACTCCTGCTCTTTGACCTGCTGACTGGCGTGGCCGTCATGCTGCTCATCCAGTTTCCACGCAA GCTTCTGTGTGGCCTCTGTCCCGGGGCGCTGGGTCGTACGTTGGGGACCCAGGAGTTCCAGGTGCCCGACGAGGTGCTGGGGCTCATCTACGCGCAGACGGTGGTCTGGGTGGGGAGTTTTTTTTGTCCTTTACTGCCTCTGCTTAACACGGCCAAGTTCCTGCTGCTTTTCTATTTGAAGAAG CATACTAATGGTGTATACCGTGACCCTGGCTAA
- the TMC4 gene encoding voltage-gated chloride channel TMC4 isoform X3 codes for MEETSKWEPEAWSPSAGWPASRESRAGPSLSSVLNELPSVATLRYRGPGVLPWGALEDEDGEGRTQAFAEGAQRELQDPHPSRELPWPMQARRAHRQGQARDQAARGSGSRAAHWTLLLRRSRQKMREGLRALQPWSWTLKRIGGQFGAGTASYFSLLRFLLLLEVLASVLKACMTLLPAWLEGAPPGLPAPNTSSPCGSYSPGAQGLVTFPTHLFNLLSGEGFLEWSPLFYGFYPPRPHLAVSYLWSVFAVGLLSLGLILHRSVSGLKQTLLAESGALTSYSHRVFSAWDFGLCGDVHVRLRQRIILYELQVELEEAVVRRRAAVQTLGQQAKVWSVRVLLNLLVVALLGAAFYGVYWATGATVELQEMPIVQNMPLLKLGVDYLPSIFISGVNFVLPAVFKLIAPLEGYTRSRQIVFILLRTVFLRLASLLVLLFSLWNQITCGGDAEAEECKTCGYNYKELPCWETRLGQEMYKLLLFDLLTGVAVMLLIQFPRKLLCGLCPGALGRTLGTQEFQVPDEVLGLIYAQTVVWVGSFFCPLLPLLNTAKFLLLFYLKKETQNKVFLAQRAVALSSGNGAF; via the exons ATGGAAGAGACCTCGAAGTGGGAACCAGAGGCCTGGAGCCCCTCTGCAGGGTGGCCAGCTTCTCGGGAatccagggcag gcccatCCCTCTCTTCCGTGCTGAATGAGCTCCCCAGCGTGGCTACCCTCCGCTACCGAGGCCCCGGGGTGCTGCCCTGGGGGGCACTGGAGGACGAGGATGGAGAGGGGCGCACCCAGGCGTTCGCCGAGGGCGCCCAAAGGGAACTGCAGGACCCCCACCCCTCCCGGGAGCTGCCCTGGCCCATGCAGGCTCGACGCGCGCACAG GCAGGGCCAAGCTAGGGACCAAGCGGCTCGTGGCTCGGGATCCAGGGCGGCCCACTGGACCCTGCTGCTTCGGAGGTCCAGGCAGAAGATGCGGGAAGGCTTGCGCGCCTTGCAGCCCTGGTCGTGGACGCTGAAGAGGATTGGGg GCCAGTTCGGCGCCGGCACCGCGTCCTACTTCTCGCTGCTGCGCTTTCTGCTGCTCCTGGAAGTTCTGGCCTCGGTGCTGAAGGCCTGCATGACGCTGCTGCCCGCCTGGCTGGAGGGGGCACCCCCGGGGCTCCCGGCCCCGAACACCTCCTCGCCCTGCGGCTCCTACAGCCCCGGTGCCCAGGGCCTGgtcaccttccccacccatctCTTCAACTTGCTCTCAGGAGAG GGATTTCTAGAATGGTCTCCTCTGTTCTACGGGTTCTACCCGCCCCGCCCGCACCTGGCCGTCTCCTACCTGTGGTCCGTCTTCGCCGTCGGCCTCCTCTCCCTGGGGCTCATCCTGCATCG CTCGGTGTCCGGATTGAAGCAGACGCTGTTGGCCGAGTCGGGGGCCCTGACCAGCTACAGCCACCGGGTGTTCTCCGCCTGGGACTTCGGCCTCTGCGGGGACGTCCACGTGCGGCTTCGCCAACGCATCATACTTTACGAGTTGCAG GTGGAGCTGGAGGAAGCCGTGGTGCGGCGCCGGGCCGCGGTGCAGACCCTCGGCCAGCAAGCCAAGGTGTGGTCGGTGCGGGTCCTGCTCAACTTGCTGGTGGTCGCGCTCCTTGGGGCAGCCTTCTACGGCGTCTACTGGGCTACGGGGGCCACCGTGGAGCTGCAG gaGATGCCCATTGTCCAGAACATGCCACTGCTGAAGCTCGGGGTGGATTACCTTCCGTCCATCTTCATCTCAGGGGTCAACTTTGTGCTGCCAGCCGTGTTCAAGCTCATTGCCCCGCTGGAGGGCTACACTAGGAGCCGCCAGATCGTTTTCATCCTGCTCAG GACCGTGTTTCTCCGCCTGGCCTCCCTACTGGTcctgctcttctctctctggAACCAGATCACTTGTGGGGGCGACGCCGAGGCTGAGGAGTGCAAAACCTGTGGCTACAACTACAAAGAACTTCCG TGCTGGGAGACTCGGCTGGGGCAGGAGATGTACAAACTCCTGCTCTTTGACCTGCTGACTGGCGTGGCCGTCATGCTGCTCATCCAGTTTCCACGCAA GCTTCTGTGTGGCCTCTGTCCCGGGGCGCTGGGTCGTACGTTGGGGACCCAGGAGTTCCAGGTGCCCGACGAGGTGCTGGGGCTCATCTACGCGCAGACGGTGGTCTGGGTGGGGAGTTTTTTTTGTCCTTTACTGCCTCTGCTTAACACGGCCAAGTTCCTGCTGCTTTTCTATTTGAAGAAG GAGACCCAGAACAAAGTCTTCCTGGCCCAGCGAGCTGTGGCACTAAGCTCGGGCAACGGGGCTTTTTGA
- the TMC4 gene encoding voltage-gated chloride channel TMC4 isoform X1: MEETSKWEPEAWSPSAGWPASRESRAGPSLSSVLNELPSVATLRYRGPGVLPWGALEDEDGEGRTQAFAEGAQRELQDPHPSRELPWPMQARRAHRQGQARDQAARGSGSRAAHWTLLLRRSRQKMREGLRALQPWSWTLKRIGGQFGAGTASYFSLLRFLLLLEVLASVLKACMTLLPAWLEGAPPGLPAPNTSSPCGSYSPGAQGLVTFPTHLFNLLSGEGFLEWSPLFYGFYPPRPHLAVSYLWSVFAVGLLSLGLILHRSVSGLKQTLLAESGALTSYSHRVFSAWDFGLCGDVHVRLRQRIILYELQVELEEAVVRRRAAVQTLGQQAKVWSVRVLLNLLVVALLGAAFYGVYWATGATVELQEMPIVQNMPLLKLGVDYLPSIFISGVNFVLPAVFKLIAPLEGYTRSRQIVFILLRTVFLRLASLLVLLFSLWNQITCGGDAEAEECKTCGYNYKELPCWETRLGQEMYKLLLFDLLTGVAVMLLIQFPRKLLCGLCPGALGRTLGTQEFQVPDEVLGLIYAQTVVWVGSFFCPLLPLLNTAKFLLLFYLKKLTLFFTCSPASRTFRASTVNFFFPLVLLLGLAISAVPVLYSIFLIPPSKLCGPFRGQLSIWAQIPESISSLPQTTQNFLFFLGTQAFAVPLLLISSILMVYTVTLANSYGRLISELKRQIETETQNKVFLAQRAVALSSGNGAF, from the exons ATGGAAGAGACCTCGAAGTGGGAACCAGAGGCCTGGAGCCCCTCTGCAGGGTGGCCAGCTTCTCGGGAatccagggcag gcccatCCCTCTCTTCCGTGCTGAATGAGCTCCCCAGCGTGGCTACCCTCCGCTACCGAGGCCCCGGGGTGCTGCCCTGGGGGGCACTGGAGGACGAGGATGGAGAGGGGCGCACCCAGGCGTTCGCCGAGGGCGCCCAAAGGGAACTGCAGGACCCCCACCCCTCCCGGGAGCTGCCCTGGCCCATGCAGGCTCGACGCGCGCACAG GCAGGGCCAAGCTAGGGACCAAGCGGCTCGTGGCTCGGGATCCAGGGCGGCCCACTGGACCCTGCTGCTTCGGAGGTCCAGGCAGAAGATGCGGGAAGGCTTGCGCGCCTTGCAGCCCTGGTCGTGGACGCTGAAGAGGATTGGGg GCCAGTTCGGCGCCGGCACCGCGTCCTACTTCTCGCTGCTGCGCTTTCTGCTGCTCCTGGAAGTTCTGGCCTCGGTGCTGAAGGCCTGCATGACGCTGCTGCCCGCCTGGCTGGAGGGGGCACCCCCGGGGCTCCCGGCCCCGAACACCTCCTCGCCCTGCGGCTCCTACAGCCCCGGTGCCCAGGGCCTGgtcaccttccccacccatctCTTCAACTTGCTCTCAGGAGAG GGATTTCTAGAATGGTCTCCTCTGTTCTACGGGTTCTACCCGCCCCGCCCGCACCTGGCCGTCTCCTACCTGTGGTCCGTCTTCGCCGTCGGCCTCCTCTCCCTGGGGCTCATCCTGCATCG CTCGGTGTCCGGATTGAAGCAGACGCTGTTGGCCGAGTCGGGGGCCCTGACCAGCTACAGCCACCGGGTGTTCTCCGCCTGGGACTTCGGCCTCTGCGGGGACGTCCACGTGCGGCTTCGCCAACGCATCATACTTTACGAGTTGCAG GTGGAGCTGGAGGAAGCCGTGGTGCGGCGCCGGGCCGCGGTGCAGACCCTCGGCCAGCAAGCCAAGGTGTGGTCGGTGCGGGTCCTGCTCAACTTGCTGGTGGTCGCGCTCCTTGGGGCAGCCTTCTACGGCGTCTACTGGGCTACGGGGGCCACCGTGGAGCTGCAG gaGATGCCCATTGTCCAGAACATGCCACTGCTGAAGCTCGGGGTGGATTACCTTCCGTCCATCTTCATCTCAGGGGTCAACTTTGTGCTGCCAGCCGTGTTCAAGCTCATTGCCCCGCTGGAGGGCTACACTAGGAGCCGCCAGATCGTTTTCATCCTGCTCAG GACCGTGTTTCTCCGCCTGGCCTCCCTACTGGTcctgctcttctctctctggAACCAGATCACTTGTGGGGGCGACGCCGAGGCTGAGGAGTGCAAAACCTGTGGCTACAACTACAAAGAACTTCCG TGCTGGGAGACTCGGCTGGGGCAGGAGATGTACAAACTCCTGCTCTTTGACCTGCTGACTGGCGTGGCCGTCATGCTGCTCATCCAGTTTCCACGCAA GCTTCTGTGTGGCCTCTGTCCCGGGGCGCTGGGTCGTACGTTGGGGACCCAGGAGTTCCAGGTGCCCGACGAGGTGCTGGGGCTCATCTACGCGCAGACGGTGGTCTGGGTGGGGAGTTTTTTTTGTCCTTTACTGCCTCTGCTTAACACGGCCAAGTTCCTGCTGCTTTTCTATTTGAAGAAG CTCACCCTCTTCTTCACCTGCTCTCCGGCCTCCCGCACCTTTCGGGCCTCCACAGTGAATTTCTTTTTCCCCTTGGTCCTCCTCTTGGGTCTGGCCATCTCCGCTGTTCCTGTGCTTTACAGCATCTTTCT GATCCCGCCTTCTAAGCTGTGTGGTCCATTCCGGGGACAGTTGTCCATCTGGGCCCAGATCCCCGAGTCTATTTCCAGCCTCCCTCAGACCACTCagaattttctcttcttcctgggaaCCCAGGCTTTTGCTGTACCTCTTTTGCTGATCTCCAG CATACTAATGGTGTATACCGTGACCCTGGCTAACTCCTATGGACGCCTCATCTCTGAGCTCAAACGCCAGATAGAGACG GAGACCCAGAACAAAGTCTTCCTGGCCCAGCGAGCTGTGGCACTAAGCTCGGGCAACGGGGCTTTTTGA
- the TMC4 gene encoding voltage-gated chloride channel TMC4 isoform X2 codes for MEETSKWEPEAWSPSAGWPASRESRAGPSLSSVLNELPSVATLRYRGPGVLPWGALEDEDGEGRTQAFAEGAQRELQDPHPSRELPWPMQARRAHRQGQARDQAARGSGSRAAHWTLLLRRSRQKMREGLRALQPWSWTLKRIGGQFGAGTASYFSLLRFLLLLEVLASVLKACMTLLPAWLEGAPPGLPAPNTSSPCGSYSPGAQGLVTFPTHLFNLLSGEGFLEWSPLFYGFYPPRPHLAVSYLWSVFAVGLLSLGLILHRSVSGLKQTLLAESGALTSYSHRVFSAWDFGLCGDVHVRLRQRIILYELQVELEEAVVRRRAAVQTLGQQAKVWSVRVLLNLLVVALLGAAFYGVYWATGATVELQEMPIVQNMPLLKLGVDYLPSIFISGVNFVLPAVFKLIAPLEGYTRSRQIVFILLRTVFLRLASLLVLLFSLWNQITCGGDAEAEECKTCGYNYKELPCWETRLGQEMYKLLLFDLLTGVAVMLLIQFPRKLLCGLCPGALGRTLGTQEFQVPDEVLGLIYAQTVVWVGSFFCPLLPLLNTAKFLLLFYLKKLTLFFTCSPASRTFRASTVNFFFPLVLLLGLAISAVPVLYSIFLIPPSKLCGPFRGQLSIWAQIPESISSLPQTTQNFLFFLGTQAFAVPLLLISRRPRTKSSWPSELWH; via the exons ATGGAAGAGACCTCGAAGTGGGAACCAGAGGCCTGGAGCCCCTCTGCAGGGTGGCCAGCTTCTCGGGAatccagggcag gcccatCCCTCTCTTCCGTGCTGAATGAGCTCCCCAGCGTGGCTACCCTCCGCTACCGAGGCCCCGGGGTGCTGCCCTGGGGGGCACTGGAGGACGAGGATGGAGAGGGGCGCACCCAGGCGTTCGCCGAGGGCGCCCAAAGGGAACTGCAGGACCCCCACCCCTCCCGGGAGCTGCCCTGGCCCATGCAGGCTCGACGCGCGCACAG GCAGGGCCAAGCTAGGGACCAAGCGGCTCGTGGCTCGGGATCCAGGGCGGCCCACTGGACCCTGCTGCTTCGGAGGTCCAGGCAGAAGATGCGGGAAGGCTTGCGCGCCTTGCAGCCCTGGTCGTGGACGCTGAAGAGGATTGGGg GCCAGTTCGGCGCCGGCACCGCGTCCTACTTCTCGCTGCTGCGCTTTCTGCTGCTCCTGGAAGTTCTGGCCTCGGTGCTGAAGGCCTGCATGACGCTGCTGCCCGCCTGGCTGGAGGGGGCACCCCCGGGGCTCCCGGCCCCGAACACCTCCTCGCCCTGCGGCTCCTACAGCCCCGGTGCCCAGGGCCTGgtcaccttccccacccatctCTTCAACTTGCTCTCAGGAGAG GGATTTCTAGAATGGTCTCCTCTGTTCTACGGGTTCTACCCGCCCCGCCCGCACCTGGCCGTCTCCTACCTGTGGTCCGTCTTCGCCGTCGGCCTCCTCTCCCTGGGGCTCATCCTGCATCG CTCGGTGTCCGGATTGAAGCAGACGCTGTTGGCCGAGTCGGGGGCCCTGACCAGCTACAGCCACCGGGTGTTCTCCGCCTGGGACTTCGGCCTCTGCGGGGACGTCCACGTGCGGCTTCGCCAACGCATCATACTTTACGAGTTGCAG GTGGAGCTGGAGGAAGCCGTGGTGCGGCGCCGGGCCGCGGTGCAGACCCTCGGCCAGCAAGCCAAGGTGTGGTCGGTGCGGGTCCTGCTCAACTTGCTGGTGGTCGCGCTCCTTGGGGCAGCCTTCTACGGCGTCTACTGGGCTACGGGGGCCACCGTGGAGCTGCAG gaGATGCCCATTGTCCAGAACATGCCACTGCTGAAGCTCGGGGTGGATTACCTTCCGTCCATCTTCATCTCAGGGGTCAACTTTGTGCTGCCAGCCGTGTTCAAGCTCATTGCCCCGCTGGAGGGCTACACTAGGAGCCGCCAGATCGTTTTCATCCTGCTCAG GACCGTGTTTCTCCGCCTGGCCTCCCTACTGGTcctgctcttctctctctggAACCAGATCACTTGTGGGGGCGACGCCGAGGCTGAGGAGTGCAAAACCTGTGGCTACAACTACAAAGAACTTCCG TGCTGGGAGACTCGGCTGGGGCAGGAGATGTACAAACTCCTGCTCTTTGACCTGCTGACTGGCGTGGCCGTCATGCTGCTCATCCAGTTTCCACGCAA GCTTCTGTGTGGCCTCTGTCCCGGGGCGCTGGGTCGTACGTTGGGGACCCAGGAGTTCCAGGTGCCCGACGAGGTGCTGGGGCTCATCTACGCGCAGACGGTGGTCTGGGTGGGGAGTTTTTTTTGTCCTTTACTGCCTCTGCTTAACACGGCCAAGTTCCTGCTGCTTTTCTATTTGAAGAAG CTCACCCTCTTCTTCACCTGCTCTCCGGCCTCCCGCACCTTTCGGGCCTCCACAGTGAATTTCTTTTTCCCCTTGGTCCTCCTCTTGGGTCTGGCCATCTCCGCTGTTCCTGTGCTTTACAGCATCTTTCT GATCCCGCCTTCTAAGCTGTGTGGTCCATTCCGGGGACAGTTGTCCATCTGGGCCCAGATCCCCGAGTCTATTTCCAGCCTCCCTCAGACCACTCagaattttctcttcttcctgggaaCCCAGGCTTTTGCTGTACCTCTTTTGCTGATCTCCAG GAGACCCAGAACAAAGTCTTCCTGGCCCAGCGAGCTGTGGCACTAA
- the LENG1 gene encoding leukocyte receptor cluster member 1 translates to MNILPKKSWHVRNKDNVARVRRDEAQAREEEKERERRVLLAQQEARTEFLRKKARHQNLLPELEVAEAGDPGSGPVDLFRELLEEGKGVTRGNKEYEEEKRQEKERQEKALGILTYLGQSAAEAQTQPPWYQLPPERGRPSPGPGPDRKLKDRLDPLRELQRHLGKKRRHSSGDSSHGRRKQQERPRELPSLDQLRAERLRREAAERARAEALLARARGVGPPEEQPGESELDERRRRYNSQFNPQWARRPAAGPPPAR, encoded by the exons ATGAATATCTTGCCCAAGAAGAGCTGGCACGTCCGGAATAAGGATAATGTCGCCCGCGTGAGACGTGACGAGGCCCAGgcccgggaggaggagaaagagcgtGAGCGGAGGGTACTTCTCGCTCAGCAAGAG gcCCGCACAGAATTCCTGCGTAAGAAAGCCAGGCATCAGAACTTGCTACCTGAGCTGGAAGTAGCAGAGGCAGGAGACCCAGGTTCTGGCCCTGTGGACCTGTTTCGGGAGCtgctggaggaagggaaaggggtGACCAGAGGCAATAAAGAGTACGAGGAAGAAAAGCGACAGGAGAAA GAGAGGCAGGAGAAAGCTCTGGGCATCCTGACATACCTGGGGCAGAGTGCCGCGGAAGCCCAGACGCAGCCCCCTTGGTACCAGCTCCCCCCGGAACGAGGGCGCCCCTCACCTGGGCCAGGTCCGGACAGAAAGCTCAAGGACCGCCTGGACCCTCTGCGGGAGCTGCAGAGGCACttagggaagaagagaaggcacAGCAGCGGTGACAGCAGCCACGGCAGAAGGAAGCAGCAGGAGCGGCCCCGGGA gctgcCATCCCTGGACCAGCTTCGAGCTGAGCGCCTTCGGCGGGAAGCAGCTGAGCGCGCTCGGGCAGAGGCCTTGCTGGCCCGGGCCCGGGGGGTGGGCCCCCCGGAGGAGCAGCCCGGAGAGAGCGAGCTGGATGAGCGCCGGAGGCGGTACAACTCCCAGTTCAATCCCCAGTGGGCCCGGCGCCCTGCAGCTGGACCCCCACCCGCTCGCTGA